From the genome of Thermogutta terrifontis, one region includes:
- the cimA gene encoding citramalate synthase encodes MRRIEIYDTTLRDGAQGEGVSFSAYDKLLLTRRLNELGFDYIEGGYPASNDKDFEYFQKVAQIPLDRSTVVAFGMTRRKGLDVAQDSGIKSLLEAGTKVVTIVGKASAFQAEQVLRTTREENLAMITDTISYIRSQGREVIFDAEHFFDGYKYDSDYALTAVRLAAEAGAKMVVLCDTNGGSMPEEVAEITRKVVELLPVPVGIHCHNDCDVAVANSLAAVDAGASQVQGTINGFGERCGNADLISVIANLRLKKGYEVLTPDALRHLTALSRFVYEMVNMPYRNNQPYVGRSAFAHKGGMHVSGVSRVPQSYEHIDPQLVGNERRILVSELSGRSNIMAATAKLNIQADPKLLERILAKVVAREHAGYQYEAAQGSFDLLVKQCLGTFKPHFERLAYRVNIETESDGRIVTEATVKIRVGNEIRHEVAEGDGPVNALDAAMRKALNGTFPNLAKMHLVDYKVRVINSEAGTAAGVRVMIESRDETDSWGTVGVSENIIEASWIALADSYEYKLCKDEEREQQAREKVENVGASRER; translated from the coding sequence ATGCGGAGGATTGAGATCTACGACACGACGCTCCGGGACGGGGCGCAGGGGGAGGGGGTGAGTTTCTCGGCTTACGACAAGCTCCTGTTGACACGGCGGCTCAATGAGCTGGGATTTGATTACATTGAAGGGGGGTATCCGGCCTCAAACGATAAGGACTTCGAGTACTTCCAGAAAGTGGCACAAATCCCCCTCGATAGATCTACCGTCGTGGCTTTCGGGATGACCCGACGGAAGGGTCTCGACGTGGCCCAGGATTCGGGGATTAAGTCCCTTCTTGAGGCGGGCACGAAAGTGGTCACGATCGTGGGAAAAGCCTCGGCTTTTCAGGCGGAGCAGGTCCTTCGCACAACCCGCGAAGAGAACCTCGCAATGATTACCGATACAATCAGTTATATTCGCTCCCAGGGACGGGAAGTAATCTTTGACGCCGAGCACTTTTTCGACGGCTACAAATACGACAGCGACTACGCGCTGACAGCGGTGCGTTTAGCTGCGGAAGCTGGTGCTAAAATGGTCGTTCTGTGCGACACCAATGGGGGCAGTATGCCCGAGGAAGTAGCGGAAATCACAAGGAAGGTGGTGGAGCTGTTGCCGGTCCCGGTGGGTATCCATTGCCACAACGATTGCGATGTGGCGGTTGCTAACTCGCTCGCGGCCGTGGATGCAGGGGCAAGCCAGGTCCAGGGGACAATCAATGGCTTCGGGGAACGCTGCGGGAATGCCGACCTGATCTCCGTCATTGCAAACTTGCGACTGAAAAAAGGGTACGAGGTGCTGACGCCCGACGCCCTTCGCCATCTGACGGCCCTCTCCCGATTCGTTTACGAAATGGTGAATATGCCCTATCGAAACAATCAGCCATACGTCGGAAGGAGCGCTTTTGCCCACAAAGGGGGGATGCACGTTAGTGGTGTTTCCCGAGTTCCCCAGAGTTATGAGCACATTGACCCGCAATTAGTAGGAAATGAACGCCGAATCCTTGTCAGTGAGTTGTCGGGGCGCTCAAACATCATGGCGGCCACGGCAAAATTGAATATTCAGGCGGACCCAAAACTACTGGAGAGGATTCTGGCCAAGGTGGTGGCGAGAGAACATGCCGGGTACCAGTACGAGGCGGCCCAGGGATCTTTCGACCTCTTGGTCAAACAGTGCCTCGGGACGTTCAAGCCGCACTTTGAGCGACTGGCCTATCGCGTTAATATCGAAACAGAGAGTGACGGCCGCATTGTGACTGAGGCCACTGTGAAAATTCGGGTAGGAAACGAAATCCGCCACGAGGTGGCCGAGGGCGATGGCCCCGTGAATGCCCTTGACGCGGCGATGCGGAAAGCGCTCAATGGGACCTTCCCCAATCTTGCCAAAATGCATCTGGTGGATTACAAGGTGCGGGTCATCAACTCAGAAGCGGGGACCGCGGCTGGTGTGCGGGTAATGATTGAAAGCCGCGATGAGACCGATTCCTGGGGCACGGTCGGGGTAAGCGAAAATATCATCGAGGCAAGTTGGATTGCTCTCGCCGATAGCTACGAGTACAAACTCTGCAAGGACGAGGAACGAGAACAGCAGGCAAGGGAAAAGGTGGAAAATGTCGGAGCAAGCCGCGAACGGTAA
- a CDS encoding valine--tRNA ligase, which produces MSEQAANGNQTSSFMKDLTKQYDPKVAESRWYPFWESRGYFHADPDPSRTPYTIVIPPPNVTGALHLGHALNNTLQDILIRMKRMQGFNALWIPGTDHAGIATQAVVERRLLAEEGKTRHDVGREGLVARIWAWKDAYEKRILDQLKRMGCSCDWRRTRFTLDPICARAVRHTFFRLFRDGLIYRGRRLVNWDTLLQTAVADDEVFHEPVPGHFWYFRYPVIDPQPGEPQYVTVATTRPETMLGDTAVAVHPDPEAALDKAERELRKRLSTAGEKERIELERELEDLRKRRQTLLPTLLKLRDMARAGRKVLLPLQNRPIPLITDIWAKPEMGTGCVKITPAHDPNDYEVALRHNLPMINILNLDGTLNENAGAYKGQTIMEARQNVVADLEKLGLVEKVEERIIDLAHSDRSKTPIEPLLTDQWFVKMERLAQMAMDAVIEGRVRIIPPRYAKTYLDWLSEKRDWPISRQLWWGHQIPIWYCDTATEKELEAAFAGRDDVVWRWDEEHRQWLICALEDLPADAVPGHTLRREEDVLDTWFSSALWPHSTLGWPEDTPELRYFYPTNTLVTSRDIITLWVARMVLAGLYNVGEVPFRDVYIHPKILDGYGEGMSKSKGNGVDPVDVMEKFGADALRYGLAYLTTETQDIRMPVSFECPHCGQLIEQTRENRILPRITCPHCKKPFATQWAEKPEDKALPRGPVVSERFELARNFCNKLWNASRFVLLNLEGFSPGTVRPDEMLLEDRWLLSRLATVVQQVTDHLENYRFSDAARTLYDFAWDEFCSFYVEMVKVRLQAAESRPPAQRLLVHGLDTLLRLLHPMIPFLTEHVWQLLGEAAPIRGLPEPAQAAESIMIAPWPVASPGDQDRAIEEQFRRFQEVLKSLREYRMRNAIPPAETMQVEIVAREEVASQLRAMLPYFQTMARADVQFVDESEPGLSTVVYVGDGATVRVKLSETERSREIARKRQELAKLEALISQKRKKLENQAFVEKAPRNVVEKERQSLRQLEEQYAAVSHVIAQLGGTT; this is translated from the coding sequence ATGTCGGAGCAAGCCGCGAACGGTAATCAGACATCCAGTTTCATGAAGGATCTGACAAAGCAGTACGACCCCAAGGTGGCCGAATCACGGTGGTATCCTTTTTGGGAGTCGCGCGGGTATTTTCATGCTGATCCGGATCCCAGTCGCACGCCCTATACCATCGTCATTCCGCCACCGAACGTTACTGGTGCACTTCATCTCGGCCATGCCCTCAACAATACACTTCAAGATATTCTCATTCGCATGAAGCGGATGCAGGGTTTTAATGCCCTGTGGATTCCCGGGACCGACCATGCGGGAATTGCCACCCAGGCGGTTGTGGAGCGTCGGCTTCTGGCCGAAGAAGGCAAGACGCGCCACGACGTGGGGCGGGAAGGACTGGTGGCGAGAATTTGGGCCTGGAAGGACGCCTACGAAAAAAGGATCCTGGATCAGCTCAAGCGGATGGGCTGCAGTTGTGATTGGCGGCGGACACGTTTTACCCTCGATCCCATTTGTGCGCGGGCGGTACGCCATACCTTCTTCCGCCTCTTTCGGGATGGACTCATCTATCGGGGGCGACGCCTGGTGAATTGGGATACGCTTTTGCAGACGGCCGTTGCTGACGACGAAGTGTTCCACGAGCCGGTGCCCGGCCATTTCTGGTATTTCCGGTATCCCGTCATTGATCCTCAACCCGGCGAGCCGCAATATGTGACGGTGGCGACGACCCGACCCGAAACAATGCTCGGCGACACCGCGGTGGCCGTCCATCCCGATCCAGAAGCGGCCCTGGATAAGGCTGAGCGCGAGTTGCGGAAGCGGCTTAGCACGGCCGGTGAAAAGGAGCGCATCGAGCTGGAACGTGAACTGGAGGATCTGCGAAAGCGGCGGCAGACACTCCTGCCCACACTCCTCAAATTGCGAGATATGGCCCGAGCGGGCCGAAAAGTGCTGCTCCCCCTGCAGAACCGTCCGATTCCGCTCATCACCGATATTTGGGCCAAACCGGAAATGGGAACCGGTTGCGTGAAGATCACTCCCGCTCACGATCCCAACGACTACGAAGTGGCGCTGCGGCACAATTTGCCGATGATCAATATCCTCAACCTCGACGGGACGCTCAACGAAAACGCGGGCGCTTACAAGGGGCAGACAATCATGGAGGCCCGACAGAACGTGGTGGCGGACCTGGAGAAGCTCGGACTGGTTGAAAAGGTCGAAGAGCGGATCATCGACCTGGCCCACTCAGATCGGTCCAAGACCCCGATCGAACCCCTGCTCACCGATCAGTGGTTCGTGAAGATGGAACGCCTGGCCCAGATGGCCATGGATGCGGTCATCGAGGGGCGGGTCCGGATAATTCCACCCCGCTACGCGAAAACATATCTCGACTGGCTCAGTGAAAAGCGGGACTGGCCGATAAGCCGGCAACTCTGGTGGGGCCATCAGATCCCTATCTGGTACTGCGATACCGCCACCGAGAAAGAGTTGGAGGCCGCATTCGCGGGACGGGATGACGTGGTATGGCGCTGGGATGAGGAACATCGCCAGTGGCTTATCTGTGCCCTGGAAGATCTCCCTGCAGACGCTGTTCCCGGTCACACATTGCGTCGGGAGGAAGACGTACTGGACACGTGGTTCAGCTCCGCGCTGTGGCCGCACTCCACTCTCGGCTGGCCGGAAGATACGCCCGAGCTTCGCTATTTCTATCCCACGAACACGCTGGTGACCAGCCGAGACATCATCACGCTTTGGGTGGCGCGGATGGTGCTGGCCGGGCTTTACAACGTCGGAGAAGTTCCCTTCAGAGATGTGTACATTCACCCCAAAATCCTGGACGGTTACGGGGAAGGAATGTCCAAGTCCAAGGGGAATGGTGTTGATCCCGTGGACGTGATGGAAAAATTCGGGGCGGATGCGCTCCGCTACGGCCTGGCGTATCTGACCACGGAAACGCAGGACATCCGCATGCCGGTGAGTTTCGAGTGCCCGCACTGCGGCCAGCTCATCGAGCAGACCCGCGAGAATAGAATTCTCCCGCGCATCACGTGCCCGCATTGTAAAAAACCGTTCGCCACGCAATGGGCGGAAAAACCGGAGGACAAGGCCCTGCCGCGCGGCCCGGTCGTGAGTGAAAGGTTTGAACTGGCCCGCAATTTTTGTAACAAACTGTGGAATGCGTCGCGGTTTGTCCTTCTCAACCTGGAAGGCTTTTCCCCGGGGACGGTGCGGCCAGACGAAATGTTGTTGGAAGATCGCTGGTTGCTGAGCCGCCTGGCGACGGTGGTCCAGCAGGTCACGGATCATCTGGAGAATTATCGCTTTTCGGATGCGGCGCGGACCCTCTACGATTTTGCCTGGGACGAATTCTGCAGTTTCTATGTGGAAATGGTTAAGGTTCGGCTGCAAGCTGCGGAAAGCCGACCGCCGGCGCAGCGGCTGCTCGTCCACGGACTCGACACACTGCTGCGGCTTCTGCATCCGATGATTCCGTTCCTCACGGAGCATGTGTGGCAACTGCTGGGGGAAGCAGCACCGATTCGCGGCCTGCCGGAGCCAGCCCAAGCGGCCGAAAGCATTATGATCGCGCCCTGGCCGGTCGCTTCGCCGGGAGATCAAGACCGGGCGATCGAAGAGCAGTTCCGCCGCTTCCAGGAAGTATTGAAGTCCCTGCGTGAATACCGCATGCGTAACGCGATTCCCCCAGCGGAAACAATGCAGGTAGAGATTGTCGCTCGGGAAGAGGTGGCGAGCCAACTGCGTGCAATGTTGCCGTATTTCCAGACCATGGCCCGGGCGGATGTTCAGTTCGTGGATGAAAGCGAGCCGGGGCTTTCCACGGTCGTGTATGTGGGGGATGGGGCGACGGTCCGCGTGAAACTTTCCGAAACAGAGCGGAGCCGGGAAATTGCGAGAAAGCGCCAGGAACTGGCGAAATTGGAGGCCCTTATCTCGCAGAAGCGGAAGAAGTTAGAAAACCAGGCCTTTGTAGAAAAGGCCCCCCGCAACGTCGTGGAAAAAGAACGGCAATCGCTTCGCCAACTGGAAGAACAGTACGCGGCGGTTTCCCACGTGATCGCCCAGTTGGGTGGAACGACGTAG
- the mutM gene encoding bifunctional DNA-formamidopyrimidine glycosylase/DNA-(apurinic or apyrimidinic site) lyase: MPELPEVETMRRGVARLRGARICSAEVPVLNVEPIEYLPAPGELCRRLAGRRVEGVDRVGKRLLIRLDGEEVLVIEPRMTGRVMVDPPDNLSHVRLKLRLCWEENCETGRQHLLVFRDTRGLGVVRLISEDDCRRELGPEKIGPDALAITWSELRNRLRKRRSPIKVALMDQSVMAGVGNIYASEALHRARVHPQLPCCLLSSSQWRAVTESLHQVLREAITLQGSTLGDGAYATPENTPGGYQNEHRVYQREGEKCRQCGKGIIRRIVLAQRSTFFCPVCQRLPLRLRRRLA; encoded by the coding sequence ATGCCGGAGCTTCCAGAAGTTGAGACGATGCGACGCGGGGTCGCGCGACTCCGTGGTGCGCGCATTTGCAGCGCGGAAGTTCCCGTTCTCAACGTTGAGCCCATCGAATATCTTCCCGCGCCCGGGGAGCTGTGCCGACGCCTGGCAGGTCGCCGCGTGGAAGGCGTGGATCGGGTCGGCAAAAGGCTTCTGATACGGCTTGATGGAGAAGAGGTCCTCGTCATCGAGCCGCGAATGACGGGACGGGTCATGGTCGATCCCCCCGATAATCTGTCCCATGTCCGTTTGAAGCTCCGATTGTGTTGGGAAGAGAATTGCGAAACGGGGCGACAGCATCTGCTGGTTTTTCGCGATACACGCGGTCTGGGGGTTGTTCGCCTGATCTCCGAGGACGATTGCCGCAGGGAATTGGGACCCGAGAAGATAGGGCCGGATGCCCTGGCGATTACCTGGTCGGAACTGCGGAACCGGTTGCGGAAGCGGCGCTCTCCCATCAAGGTGGCTTTGATGGATCAATCGGTGATGGCGGGCGTGGGAAACATCTATGCGTCGGAGGCCCTCCATCGCGCAAGAGTCCATCCACAACTTCCCTGCTGTCTTCTTTCTAGTTCGCAATGGCGAGCTGTCACCGAGAGTCTTCACCAGGTTTTGCGGGAGGCTATCACCTTGCAGGGGTCCACACTCGGCGATGGCGCCTACGCAACCCCCGAGAATACGCCCGGGGGGTATCAGAACGAACATCGCGTGTATCAGCGTGAAGGAGAGAAGTGTCGGCAGTGCGGAAAAGGGATCATCCGCCGGATAGTGCTTGCCCAGCGTTCCACTTTCTTCTGCCCCGTGTGCCAGCGGCTTCCCCTTCGGCTGAGACGGAGGCTCGCCTGA
- a CDS encoding methyltransferase family protein, which translates to MRLNAAKLLIALVIPLVLFSHHMYREDGPLNLSMETLGCAAIFLSAVGRIWAAAYIAGKKNREVVVSGPYSLSRHPLYLFTALGFIGTGLALESLTLTAIFLGIFLVTHWPAMRREEQHLRASFGEQYQAYAKSTPRWWPQWSKFHSPAEGVINYPVFTRAVLDAALIGLIYPGVQILEWAHIHHLVPVLFRLY; encoded by the coding sequence ATGCGACTGAATGCGGCGAAACTTCTGATAGCACTCGTCATTCCTCTTGTGCTGTTTTCCCACCATATGTACAGGGAGGACGGCCCTCTCAATCTCAGCATGGAAACCCTGGGCTGCGCGGCGATTTTCCTTTCGGCCGTCGGTCGAATCTGGGCGGCTGCGTACATTGCGGGCAAAAAGAACCGAGAAGTGGTCGTTTCGGGACCTTACTCACTCAGTCGGCACCCGCTGTATTTGTTCACTGCGCTGGGGTTTATCGGGACGGGACTAGCACTGGAATCGCTGACCCTGACGGCCATTTTTCTGGGGATTTTTCTCGTCACCCACTGGCCGGCCATGCGACGGGAAGAGCAACATCTGCGTGCCTCCTTTGGCGAACAATATCAAGCTTACGCCAAGTCCACGCCCCGGTGGTGGCCCCAATGGAGTAAGTTCCACAGTCCTGCCGAGGGCGTTATCAACTATCCCGTGTTCACCCGCGCGGTGCTGGACGCCGCCCTCATTGGCCTGATCTACCCCGGGGTGCAAATTCTGGAATGGGCCCATATCCACCATCTCGTCCCCGTTCTCTTCCGCCTCTATTGA
- a CDS encoding cytochrome ubiquinol oxidase subunit I, translating into MHYPWWYVPVLTAPMLIAIIAVLHVLVSHYAVGGGLFFAVEVSHAYRTGNREYLAYLKRHAPFFILLTVVFGAITGVGIWWTIGLASPLATEVLIHTFVFGWATEWVFFVLELTSAFIFYYYWDRLPPRIHQAIAWIYAISAWMSLVLITGITAFMLHPGTWLESPSFWRGFFNPQFVPQVISRTGGAILLTALYVYLHSSLTLPGGEVRNLIIQRSTRPALLGAVLITVGGLAWLAFLPPSARMALEAAAVLTVLTVLIFALTIVVFVLLYLGPYRNPGWMTPGFAAALLLFGLAAFSTGEFIREAVRKPYVVYGVVLGNQILEKEVPEFRKEGFLQSGWWTRQFVADRYPQVIQNGRILPERLLQLSEQDRRLLGQVIFMHHCNDCHAAETGYSAVGPLLFSRPREMLVDMIRHLHETHYFMPPWSGTPEEAELVTDYLLSIAPERPRGIYPTLEQLEARR; encoded by the coding sequence ATGCATTACCCCTGGTGGTACGTCCCCGTTCTCACGGCCCCCATGCTCATAGCCATCATCGCGGTGCTGCACGTTCTCGTGTCTCATTATGCGGTGGGAGGTGGACTCTTTTTCGCAGTGGAAGTGTCGCATGCCTACCGCACGGGCAATCGCGAATATCTGGCCTACTTGAAGCGTCACGCCCCGTTTTTCATTCTGTTGACGGTAGTCTTCGGAGCCATCACGGGGGTCGGGATCTGGTGGACCATCGGCCTTGCCTCACCCCTGGCCACTGAAGTCCTCATTCATACGTTCGTGTTCGGTTGGGCGACAGAATGGGTGTTCTTCGTCCTGGAACTGACATCGGCCTTCATTTTTTACTACTACTGGGATCGACTACCGCCGCGAATTCACCAAGCAATCGCCTGGATCTACGCGATATCGGCCTGGATGAGCCTTGTGCTCATCACGGGCATCACCGCGTTTATGCTGCACCCGGGAACCTGGCTCGAGTCGCCTTCGTTCTGGCGCGGTTTCTTCAATCCCCAGTTTGTCCCGCAGGTCATCTCCCGAACGGGCGGAGCCATTCTGCTGACCGCGCTGTACGTATATCTCCACAGCTCGCTCACCCTGCCAGGCGGAGAAGTTCGAAACCTCATTATCCAGCGCTCGACTCGACCGGCACTTTTGGGCGCGGTTTTGATCACCGTGGGCGGGTTGGCGTGGTTGGCCTTCCTGCCACCCTCTGCCCGCATGGCCCTGGAAGCGGCTGCCGTCCTGACGGTCCTCACGGTGCTGATTTTCGCCCTCACCATTGTGGTGTTTGTCCTGCTGTATCTGGGGCCCTACCGGAATCCTGGCTGGATGACGCCTGGCTTCGCCGCGGCGCTCCTGCTCTTTGGCTTGGCCGCTTTCAGCACAGGAGAATTCATCCGCGAGGCCGTACGGAAACCCTATGTTGTGTATGGGGTGGTGCTGGGTAACCAGATTCTGGAGAAAGAGGTCCCTGAGTTTCGAAAAGAAGGCTTCCTGCAAAGTGGTTGGTGGACTCGGCAATTCGTGGCCGACCGTTATCCGCAGGTTATCCAAAACGGACGCATCCTGCCCGAGAGGCTTCTTCAACTCTCAGAACAGGATCGACGGTTGTTGGGGCAGGTGATCTTTATGCACCACTGCAATGACTGCCATGCAGCCGAGACGGGGTACTCTGCCGTGGGTCCGCTCTTGTTTTCACGTCCTCGGGAGATGCTCGTTGATATGATTCGCCATCTGCACGAGACGCACTATTTCATGCCTCCCTGGTCGGGAACTCCGGAGGAGGCAGAACTCGTGACGGACTATCTTTTGTCGATTGCTCCCGAACGGCCTCGCGGTATCTATCCCACGCTTGAGCAACTGGAGGCACGCCGATGA
- a CDS encoding YgaP family membrane protein: MTIERGLRLMAGVVVTTSAILAWIHSPYWLILTIFAGLNLFQSAFTNWCPAVWILSKLGLQPCCSCDPQKTSQATG, from the coding sequence ATGACAATTGAACGTGGCTTGCGACTGATGGCCGGAGTGGTGGTGACGACGAGCGCCATTTTGGCATGGATCCACTCTCCGTATTGGCTCATTCTGACTATTTTCGCCGGTCTGAATCTTTTTCAGTCAGCTTTTACCAACTGGTGCCCCGCGGTATGGATTCTGAGTAAGCTCGGCCTCCAGCCGTGCTGCTCGTGCGATCCACAGAAGACTTCCCAGGCTACAGGCTGA
- a CDS encoding anti-sigma factor family protein has translation MKCQDLLAALNAYIDGEIDPQLCEMLQRHLEGCNPCRVVVDTLRQTVTLYKGEEPYELPPELHERLHECLRQKWQAKFKTQV, from the coding sequence ATGAAATGCCAAGACCTTCTTGCCGCCTTAAATGCCTACATCGATGGGGAAATAGACCCCCAATTGTGTGAGATGCTCCAGCGGCACCTGGAGGGGTGTAATCCCTGCCGGGTTGTCGTGGACACACTTAGGCAGACTGTGACCCTGTATAAGGGTGAAGAGCCTTATGAACTACCCCCGGAACTTCACGAGCGGTTGCACGAGTGCCTGCGGCAGAAATGGCAGGCCAAATTCAAGACACAGGTGTAA